Genomic window (Melioribacteraceae bacterium):
ACCTGTAGATGGTCACCGGAAAAGTATATTTGGGGTAATTAAGCATCTGGCTTTACGTGGGCATAAAATTGATTTAGTTGCCTATTCGCAATTTGAAAAATTGCACAAATACCGAGAACTCCAAGAATTCTGTAATCCTAATATTTTAAATGTTAGAACCCCTAACAGCATTAAAGGTATGATCATTAATTTATTCTCCTCTCGTCCATATAATTTGTGGAAATATGAAAGAAAAGAATTGACAAAATTTCTTGAAGAGTACCTTTTTTATAACAAGCCGGATATAGTTCAAATAACAAATTCTCATATGGGGTGGATTGTTGATACAATTAGAAAATTTAGTGATGCTCCGGTCATTCTTAGAGAAGAAAATTTAGAGTTAATGATAATGAAGCGGTTTTCTCAATCCCAGTCCAATCCATTAATTAAATTATATTCTTATCTCCAGTATAAAAAACTACTAAGATATGAACCTAAATTATGCTCAAAAATGAATTTAAATATAATGATCAGTAAAAATGATGAGGCCGAACTTCAAAAATTAGGACCAGGAGTTAATACGGTAACAATTCCTCTTGGAGTTGATAATCATCTTTTTAATATTAAAAAAAGCAAACCCGAGCCTTTTTCACTATGTCATATTGGTTCACTCGATTGGTACCCAAATTTAAATGGAATAAATTGGTTCATTAATAACGTATTTGAGCGCTTGGTGAGCAATTTCCCTCAAACTAAACTTTACTTATATGGCGGGGGCAATTATCACTTGATAAATCGAATAAATGACTTCAATAAAAATATTGTATTAAAAGGATTTGTTGAGGATATTTGGCAGGAGATAAATGATAAACAATTAGCTGTAGTTCCTCTAAGAATTGGGGGTGGGATTAGAGTTAAGATATTAGAATTATGCGCTGCCGGTAATGCTGTTATTTCAACCTCGATTGGTGTTGAAGGTATACCACTAACAGATGAAAAAGAAATCTTGATTGCCGATGATCCGGAATTATTTGCACAAAAAATTGAAAAAGTATTTATTGATAATTATTCCCTTGATGAGATAACTGAGAATGCACGTAAAGTTATCCGTGAGAATTATGACTGGAATATTATTGCTGAAAGATTTGAAGATCAATACAACAAACTTTTGGAAAATTGATGACCCCAGTTTATGAAATATCACTACTGGTAATTTTGTTTGTAATATTTAATTCCTTTTTCGGGTATCCCCTTGTTATCTTTTTATTAGGGCAATTTAAAAAGAAACCTAATTTGACGGAATACGAACCATCTGTTACAATCATGATTGCCGCTTATAATGAGGAAAAATCAATTGCTCAACGAATTGAAAATATTGCCTCAATTAATTACGATTTATCAAAAGTAGAATTGTTAATAGGCTCTGATAATTCATCCGACACCACAAACTCAATTTTATTAGAACAACAAAATAAATATCCATGGCTTAAAGTATTTATTTCGGATAAAAGAAGAGGTAAAGCGGGCATACTTAATGAATTGATAAAACAAGCTAGTTATGAAATTCTGGTTTTTACCGACGCAAATACCCAATTCAACAAAAATGCACTAAAAAATCTGACCAACGATTTTAGTGATCCCACAGTTGGTGGAGTTTGCGGTAAATTAATTCTACTCAGCGATAAAAAGGTGATCGATGAAGGTGTCGAAGAATCAAGTTACTGGAAATATGAAACTCACATAAAAACTTCTGAAGGCAAGCTGGGTATTGCATTTGCTGCAAATGGAGGAATATTCGCGATTCGAAAAAATTTATTTTCCGCCATTCCTTTGGAACGCGCGGTTACCGATGATTTATATATTTCTCTTTCTGTGGTTGAGCAAGGTTTTAAATTTAATTACAGCGAAAATGCTATAGCGTCTGAAAATACCGGTAAAGATATTAAGTCGGAATTCGATAGAAAAGTTAGGTTCAGCGCTACAAATTTTCAGACATTGGTTCGTTTTAAAAATCTTTTGCTTAATAGAAATATTCTTCTAAGCTATGCTTTTTTTTCTCATAAGATTACACGCTGGATTTTACCTTTCCTTTTAATTTTATTGATTATGTTAAATGGAATTCTATTCATATCGCAAGGAACTTATAAGATTCTATTTTATGCTCAGTTATTATTCTACTGTTTTGCATTTCTTGGATTTGTATTTTCGACTCTCAAAATTCGGATTAAAGTGTTTTCGCTACCCAATTTTTTTGTTGTTTCAAATATCGCTGTACTAAAGGGATTTATTAGATTCATAAATAAAAAACATAGTGTGATTTGGAACTCGACTGAGAGATAGCAGATAAATTAAAAATAATATTTTTAACCCTCTTAATTTATGGATGATTTTACTTGAATAAACGTACAGAAAAACTTTTAATATTAGCTACAGATTTTATCACTGTAAATTTAGCATGGCTGCTCTTTTTTTATTTCAGAGTAGAGTCGGGATGGTTTAATCTTATTACTCAACCCGATTTTTTCCTTCCAATGATTGTTGTTTATTTTTATTGGGTTATTGTCTTCACTTTTGTTGGAATGTACCGAACATGGTTTGCACTTTCCCGTCTTGACGAACTCTCAACTCTCCTAAAAGCTTCATTTGTGGGAATTTTCATCCTAGTATTTTTTATTATCTGGGATGATGTTACAACCGGTGTCTCCAATTCTATGCGGTTTTACATATTTATTTACTGGGCAATATTTTTGGTTCTTGTTGGTTCCGGAAGATTATTTATAAGAAGTTTTCAGCGCAATCTTCTTATTAGAGGAATTGGAAGAAGAAATACAATCATAATTGGATTCAACCAAAAAGCTAATGAAGTACATTCATCTATTTTGCGCCATCGTGAACTAGGGCTTGATATTGTTAGTTATTTAGCGGTTGCAGAGTCCGAGCTTAATTCTTCATATAAAGATGTTAAAGTTGTGGATACTTATCATAACCTTGAAAAAGTTTTGTTGGACTTTGAAATTAAAAATGTAATTATTTGTTTAGGCAGACACGAAGAAGAAGTAATTTTAGAGGTAATTACCAGATGCGAAGGTAAAGGTGTAGAGATAAAAATTGTCCCCGATTTATACGATATCCTCAGCGGTCAAGCTAAAATATCTCAACTCTATAGTTTTCCATTAATTGATGTTATGCCTGAGTTAATGCCTGAGTGGGAAAGAAGGCTTAAAAGAGTTATGGATATAGTTCTATCTTTCCTCCTCCTAATAATTACAGCGCCGGCAACAATAATTACTGCTATCGCAATAAAAATTGAGAGTAAGGGACCAGTTTTTTATAAGCAGGAAAGAAGCGGGCTAAATGGAAAAGTGTTTAAGATTTATAAATTCAGGTCAATGGTTCAGGACGCCGAAAAGAAAACCGGTCCAATATGGTCAACTAAAGGAGATCCGAGAATTACCCGGGTTGGTAGATTTATTAGAAAAGTGCGACTCGATGAAATTCCACAAGTAATTAATATATTTAGAGGGGATATGAGTTTTGTTGGTCCGCGCCCCGAACGGCCAATTTTTGTTGAGAAATTAGCGAATGAAATTCCTTTGTATAAACGCCGTTTAAAAGTTCGACCGGGAATTACAGGATGGGCACAAGTAAAACATAAGTATGATGAAACTGTTGAAGATGTAAAAGTTAAGTTGCGTTATGATCTATTCTATATTG
Coding sequences:
- a CDS encoding glycosyltransferase, with the translated sequence MRILFISPKIPYPPVDGHRKSIFGVIKHLALRGHKIDLVAYSQFEKLHKYRELQEFCNPNILNVRTPNSIKGMIINLFSSRPYNLWKYERKELTKFLEEYLFYNKPDIVQITNSHMGWIVDTIRKFSDAPVILREENLELMIMKRFSQSQSNPLIKLYSYLQYKKLLRYEPKLCSKMNLNIMISKNDEAELQKLGPGVNTVTIPLGVDNHLFNIKKSKPEPFSLCHIGSLDWYPNLNGINWFINNVFERLVSNFPQTKLYLYGGGNYHLINRINDFNKNIVLKGFVEDIWQEINDKQLAVVPLRIGGGIRVKILELCAAGNAVISTSIGVEGIPLTDEKEILIADDPELFAQKIEKVFIDNYSLDEITENARKVIRENYDWNIIAERFEDQYNKLLEN
- a CDS encoding glycosyltransferase, whose product is MTPVYEISLLVILFVIFNSFFGYPLVIFLLGQFKKKPNLTEYEPSVTIMIAAYNEEKSIAQRIENIASINYDLSKVELLIGSDNSSDTTNSILLEQQNKYPWLKVFISDKRRGKAGILNELIKQASYEILVFTDANTQFNKNALKNLTNDFSDPTVGGVCGKLILLSDKKVIDEGVEESSYWKYETHIKTSEGKLGIAFAANGGIFAIRKNLFSAIPLERAVTDDLYISLSVVEQGFKFNYSENAIASENTGKDIKSEFDRKVRFSATNFQTLVRFKNLLLNRNILLSYAFFSHKITRWILPFLLILLIMLNGILFISQGTYKILFYAQLLFYCFAFLGFVFSTLKIRIKVFSLPNFFVVSNIAVLKGFIRFINKKHSVIWNSTER
- a CDS encoding sugar transferase produces the protein MNKRTEKLLILATDFITVNLAWLLFFYFRVESGWFNLITQPDFFLPMIVVYFYWVIVFTFVGMYRTWFALSRLDELSTLLKASFVGIFILVFFIIWDDVTTGVSNSMRFYIFIYWAIFLVLVGSGRLFIRSFQRNLLIRGIGRRNTIIIGFNQKANEVHSSILRHRELGLDIVSYLAVAESELNSSYKDVKVVDTYHNLEKVLLDFEIKNVIICLGRHEEEVILEVITRCEGKGVEIKIVPDLYDILSGQAKISQLYSFPLIDVMPELMPEWERRLKRVMDIVLSFLLLIITAPATIITAIAIKIESKGPVFYKQERSGLNGKVFKIYKFRSMVQDAEKKTGPIWSTKGDPRITRVGRFIRKVRLDEIPQVINIFRGDMSFVGPRPERPIFVEKLANEIPLYKRRLKVRPGITGWAQVKHKYDETVEDVKVKLRYDLFYIENMSLRMDLKILFKTIFVVLFGKGHYE